One Mycolicibacterium goodii genomic region harbors:
- a CDS encoding TetR/AcrR family transcriptional regulator: MTSASRTANRTASRTPRADRAGSTQEAILKAAERLYAEHGVFAVSNRQVSEAAGQGNNAAVGYHFGTKTDLVRAIEHKHRGPIEFLREQMIGSVQGSTDLRDWVGCLVHPLTDHLAALGNPTWYARFAAQVMTDPAYHNIIVRDALSSPSLVQVIEGMNSCLPDLPTEVRAERNIMARNLLMHSCADRERALAQGAPVPRASWQGAASGLIDAIVGLWLAPVTQEGTRR; this comes from the coding sequence GTGACATCTGCCAGTCGGACAGCCAACCGGACTGCGAGTCGGACTCCTCGGGCCGACCGGGCCGGCAGCACCCAGGAGGCCATCCTCAAGGCCGCCGAACGTCTCTATGCCGAGCATGGCGTGTTCGCGGTGTCCAACCGGCAGGTCAGCGAGGCCGCCGGGCAGGGCAACAACGCCGCGGTCGGCTACCACTTCGGCACCAAGACGGATCTGGTGCGCGCCATCGAGCACAAACACCGCGGACCCATCGAGTTCCTGCGCGAGCAGATGATCGGTTCGGTGCAGGGTTCGACCGACCTGCGGGACTGGGTCGGATGCCTCGTGCACCCGTTGACCGATCACCTGGCCGCACTGGGCAATCCGACGTGGTACGCGCGGTTCGCGGCACAGGTGATGACCGATCCGGCCTACCACAACATCATCGTGCGCGACGCGCTCAGTTCGCCGTCGCTGGTGCAGGTCATCGAGGGGATGAACAGCTGCCTGCCGGATCTGCCCACCGAGGTCCGGGCCGAACGAAACATCATGGCGCGCAACCTGTTGATGCACAGCTGCGCTGACCGCGAACGTGCCCTCGCTCAGGGTGCACCCGTGCCGCGTGCGTCGTGGCAGGGCGCGGCGTCGGGGCTGATCGACGCGATCGTCGGCCTGTGGTTGGCGCCGGTCACCCAGGAGGGCACACGGCGATGA
- a CDS encoding ferredoxin: MKISVDQDKCVSSGQCVLNAGELFDQRDDDGVVELLDGNPGPEQEDNARRAAAACPAMAIEIHD, encoded by the coding sequence ATGAAGATATCCGTCGACCAGGACAAGTGCGTCTCGTCGGGACAGTGCGTCCTCAACGCCGGCGAGTTGTTCGACCAGCGTGACGACGACGGTGTCGTGGAGTTGCTCGACGGCAACCCCGGCCCCGAGCAGGAAGACAACGCGCGTCGCGCCGCCGCGGCCTGCCCGGCAATGGCCATCGAGATCCACGACTGA
- a CDS encoding cytochrome P450, whose protein sequence is MSETLTQHSTTDIPEYPMERAAACPFAPPPQMLEMNKLKGLSRVRIWDGSTPWLVTGHEEARALFADSRVSVDDRRPGFPHWNEHMLATVNKRPRSVFTSDAEEHTRFRRMLSKPFTFRRVEGLRPAIQKITDECIDEILAGPQPADIVDKLALPVPTVVISEMLGVPYEDHEFFQEHANAGLARYAAADAMQKGAMSLHQYLVDLIEKKQAEPAEDAVSDLAERVTAGELSVKEAAQLGTGLLIAGHETTANMIGIGILALLENPEQADFLRNAEDPKLIANAVEELMRYLSIIQTGQRRVAVEDIEIGGETIMAGEGIIIDLVPANWDAKAFPEPEKLDLTRDAGQQLGFGYGRHQCVGQQLARAELQIVFHTLLRRIPTLRLAIPLEEVPFKHDRLAYGVYELPVAW, encoded by the coding sequence ATGTCCGAGACCCTGACGCAGCACAGCACCACCGACATTCCCGAGTATCCGATGGAACGCGCGGCCGCGTGCCCGTTCGCACCGCCGCCGCAGATGCTGGAGATGAACAAGCTCAAGGGCCTGTCGCGCGTGCGGATCTGGGATGGCAGCACGCCGTGGCTTGTCACCGGGCACGAGGAGGCCCGCGCGCTGTTCGCCGATTCCCGGGTGAGCGTCGACGATCGTCGTCCCGGTTTCCCGCATTGGAACGAGCACATGCTGGCCACGGTGAACAAGCGCCCGCGCTCGGTGTTCACCTCGGATGCCGAGGAGCACACCAGGTTCCGGCGGATGTTGTCGAAGCCGTTCACATTCCGTCGCGTGGAGGGCCTGCGCCCGGCCATCCAGAAGATCACCGACGAGTGCATCGACGAAATTCTCGCCGGGCCGCAACCGGCCGACATCGTCGACAAGCTCGCGCTGCCGGTGCCGACGGTCGTGATCAGCGAGATGCTGGGTGTCCCTTACGAGGACCACGAGTTCTTCCAGGAGCACGCCAACGCAGGCCTCGCCCGTTACGCCGCCGCGGATGCCATGCAGAAGGGTGCGATGAGCCTGCACCAGTACCTCGTCGACCTGATCGAGAAGAAGCAGGCCGAGCCGGCCGAGGACGCCGTATCCGATCTGGCCGAGCGGGTGACCGCAGGCGAGCTCAGCGTCAAAGAGGCCGCCCAGTTGGGCACGGGCCTGCTGATCGCCGGCCACGAGACAACGGCCAACATGATCGGCATCGGCATACTCGCCTTGCTGGAGAATCCCGAGCAGGCCGACTTCCTGCGCAACGCCGAGGATCCCAAGCTGATCGCCAACGCGGTCGAGGAACTCATGCGTTACCTGTCGATCATCCAGACCGGGCAGCGCCGCGTCGCCGTCGAGGACATCGAGATCGGCGGTGAGACCATCATGGCCGGCGAGGGCATCATCATCGATCTGGTGCCGGCCAACTGGGATGCCAAGGCGTTCCCGGAGCCCGAGAAGCTCGACCTGACCCGCGACGCCGGCCAGCAGCTCGGTTTCGGATACGGCAGGCACCAGTGTGTGGGCCAGCAGCTCGCCCGCGCCGAACTGCAGATCGTCTTCCACACCCTGCTGCGCCGCATCCCCACGCTTCGCCTGGCGATCCCGCTGGAGGAGGTGCCGTTCAAGCACGACCGGCTCGCCTACGGCGTCTACGAACTTCCCGTCGCCTGGTGA
- a CDS encoding amidohydrolase family protein: MSVATQTLYPPEGFGAPKHRRGHASPDGPAGLPKGTEVFSADNHISVADDIFYDRFPEELKGAAPRIWYEDGAYMVGMKGKAWTGGDFGRVLMQYDDLAGAASNNITARVRELKEDGIDKELAFPNAVLALFHYPDKAIRERVFRIYNEHIAALQEESKGHFYGVGLINWWDPKGTRSTLEQLKSLGLRTFLLPLNPGKDDEGNIYDYGSTAMDAVWDEIEASGIPVSHHIGETPPKTPCENNSVVVGMMVNVDSFREQFAKYVFSGILDRHPKLKIGWFEGGIAWVPTALQDAEHMLASYRHMFNHQLQHDIRYYWDKHMSASFMVDPLGLRLIDDIGVDNVMWSSDYPHNESTFGYSEKSLATVVDAVGPQNAVKIVSTNIQKFLGLL, translated from the coding sequence ATGTCTGTCGCTACTCAAACGCTTTATCCGCCAGAAGGATTCGGTGCCCCCAAACACCGCAGGGGCCACGCGTCCCCGGACGGACCGGCCGGCCTGCCCAAGGGCACCGAGGTCTTCTCGGCCGACAACCACATCTCGGTCGCCGACGACATCTTCTACGACCGGTTCCCCGAGGAACTCAAGGGTGCCGCGCCGCGCATCTGGTACGAGGACGGCGCGTATATGGTCGGCATGAAGGGCAAGGCTTGGACCGGAGGTGACTTCGGCCGTGTGCTCATGCAGTACGACGACCTGGCCGGGGCCGCGTCCAACAACATCACCGCGCGCGTGCGGGAACTCAAAGAGGACGGCATCGACAAGGAACTGGCGTTCCCCAACGCGGTGCTGGCCCTGTTCCACTACCCGGACAAGGCCATCCGTGAGCGCGTCTTCCGCATCTACAACGAGCACATCGCGGCGCTGCAGGAGGAGTCCAAGGGCCACTTCTACGGCGTCGGCCTGATCAACTGGTGGGATCCGAAGGGCACCCGCAGCACGCTCGAACAGCTCAAATCCCTTGGCCTGCGGACGTTCCTGCTGCCCCTGAACCCTGGCAAGGACGACGAGGGCAACATCTACGACTACGGCAGCACCGCGATGGACGCGGTGTGGGATGAGATCGAGGCGTCGGGCATCCCGGTCAGCCATCACATCGGTGAGACCCCGCCCAAGACGCCGTGCGAGAACAACAGCGTCGTGGTCGGCATGATGGTCAACGTCGACTCGTTCCGCGAACAGTTCGCCAAGTACGTGTTCTCGGGCATCCTCGACCGGCACCCGAAGCTCAAGATCGGCTGGTTCGAAGGCGGCATCGCGTGGGTGCCCACGGCCCTGCAGGACGCCGAACACATGCTGGCGTCGTATCGGCACATGTTCAATCACCAACTGCAGCACGATATCCGGTACTACTGGGACAAGCACATGAGCGCGTCGTTCATGGTCGACCCGCTCGGTCTGCGGCTCATCGACGATATCGGCGTCGACAACGTCATGTGGTCCAGCGACTACCCGCACAACGAGTCCACCTTCGGATACTCGGAGAAGTCGTTGGCCACGGTCGTCGACGCGGTCGGCCCGCAGAACGCCGTCAAGATCGTCAGCACCAACATCCAGAAGTTCCTGGGGCTCCTGTGA
- a CDS encoding M24 family metallopeptidase, giving the protein MRVSTQTGVTQIAHTGLTWLDIPAEPDFARLRRDVAARLHAAMTEQGVDALVLLGNSNVMYATGISWPLADAGLSHVERPIAIVLANDEHPHLYLPFREGAAMESGVPDDHIHGPVYLEFDEGVQEFGRTVAGLVPAGATIAVDELTGAMRRAGTALFPQAPVDAAPVIGAAKLVKTIDQISALRRATQITEQAVAEIGKSVAPGVRQIDLSAEFVRRAFELGATTNMFDSIWQVMPTSRAEGTWTTHGDLALPLLTTERELQQGDVLWTDVSIAYHGYCSDHGRTWIVGQDPTPAQQRQFDRWREIVDAVLAVTKAGATCGDLGRAATAAAGGHKPWLPHFYLGHGIGTSAAEMPMIGTDLGQEWDDNFVFPDGMLLVFEPVVWEDGTGGYRGEDIVVVTEGGWMPLTAYPYDPYEVPSGN; this is encoded by the coding sequence GTGAGGGTCTCCACCCAGACGGGCGTCACCCAGATCGCGCACACCGGTCTGACATGGCTCGACATCCCTGCCGAACCGGACTTCGCGCGGTTGCGACGTGACGTCGCGGCGCGGCTGCACGCCGCGATGACCGAACAAGGCGTCGACGCACTGGTGCTGCTGGGCAACAGCAACGTCATGTACGCCACTGGCATCAGTTGGCCACTCGCGGATGCCGGTCTGTCACATGTCGAACGGCCCATCGCGATCGTGCTGGCGAACGATGAGCACCCGCACCTGTACCTGCCGTTCCGCGAGGGCGCGGCGATGGAGTCGGGCGTGCCCGACGACCACATCCACGGGCCCGTGTATCTCGAATTCGACGAGGGGGTCCAGGAGTTCGGCAGGACCGTGGCCGGCCTCGTGCCTGCGGGTGCGACGATCGCCGTCGACGAACTCACCGGCGCGATGCGGCGCGCGGGCACCGCGCTGTTCCCGCAGGCGCCGGTGGATGCCGCACCGGTGATCGGTGCGGCGAAACTGGTCAAGACCATCGACCAGATCTCGGCTCTGCGCCGCGCCACCCAGATCACCGAGCAGGCCGTCGCCGAGATCGGAAAGTCGGTGGCCCCCGGCGTGCGCCAGATCGACCTCTCGGCCGAATTCGTGCGGCGTGCTTTCGAGCTCGGTGCCACCACCAACATGTTCGACTCGATCTGGCAGGTGATGCCCACCTCGCGTGCCGAGGGCACGTGGACGACGCACGGCGACCTCGCCCTGCCGCTGCTGACCACCGAACGTGAACTCCAACAGGGCGACGTGCTGTGGACCGATGTGTCGATCGCCTACCACGGCTACTGCTCGGATCACGGCCGCACGTGGATCGTCGGGCAGGATCCGACACCCGCGCAGCAGAGGCAGTTCGACCGGTGGCGCGAGATCGTCGACGCCGTACTGGCGGTCACCAAGGCCGGCGCCACGTGCGGTGACCTCGGACGGGCAGCGACGGCGGCCGCGGGCGGGCACAAGCCGTGGCTGCCGCACTTCTACCTGGGCCACGGCATCGGCACCAGTGCGGCCGAGATGCCCATGATCGGAACCGATCTCGGCCAGGAGTGGGACGACAACTTCGTCTTCCCGGACGGCATGCTGCTGGTGTTCGAACCCGTGGTGTGGGAGGACGGCACGGGTGGTTACCGCGGTGAGGACATCGTGGTGGTCACCGAGGGCGGCTGGATGCCGCTGACCGCATATCCGTACGACCCCTATGAGGTGCCCAGTGGGAATTGA
- a CDS encoding M24 family metallopeptidase, with product MGIDIEADNRALRISRRERALAQMEAYDLDVLVLGRQANVRYISGAPQLWVVGTRPFGPICTYVRATGEIHLNSTWDEGIPEEIPHENLYGLAWNPMTLIGVLQNIKGTDTARRVGTDALTPTFAKLLPMAFPRAELVDGEQAMRDARRVKTPEEIEALRWALSIAEKGLTAGVAGVHAGTSELALSGAILEAEAAGGVSTPATQDAAWVTAKEHPWRRAEGDGRIRDGDLVALSAGVLADGYVAEVARTLFVGEPGQAVRALYRRRDDLWDRLCDACRPGKATSGLLDAYEQAGEPLPAMPVAHGLGLGFDPPVVSPSLRATADAERLEEGMVLAVTSYVWEQGVGAVFTRDAVVIGADGPEVLTTVPAYGEVVHG from the coding sequence GTGGGAATTGACATCGAGGCCGACAACCGGGCACTGCGCATCAGCCGCCGCGAGCGGGCGCTGGCACAGATGGAGGCCTACGACCTCGATGTCCTGGTGCTCGGCAGGCAGGCCAACGTCCGCTACATCTCCGGCGCCCCGCAACTGTGGGTCGTCGGGACCCGCCCGTTCGGCCCCATCTGCACCTACGTCCGGGCCACCGGCGAGATCCACCTCAACAGCACGTGGGACGAAGGCATCCCCGAGGAGATCCCGCACGAGAATCTCTACGGGCTCGCGTGGAATCCGATGACGCTCATCGGTGTACTGCAGAACATCAAGGGCACCGATACCGCGCGCCGCGTCGGAACAGACGCTCTGACACCGACGTTCGCGAAACTGTTGCCGATGGCGTTCCCGCGGGCCGAGCTGGTCGACGGTGAGCAGGCGATGCGTGACGCGCGGCGGGTCAAGACGCCTGAGGAGATCGAGGCGCTGCGGTGGGCGCTGTCGATCGCCGAGAAGGGGCTGACCGCCGGCGTGGCGGGGGTGCACGCGGGCACCAGCGAGTTGGCACTCTCCGGCGCGATCCTCGAAGCCGAGGCGGCCGGCGGCGTCAGCACGCCGGCGACCCAGGACGCGGCGTGGGTCACGGCGAAGGAACACCCGTGGCGGCGCGCCGAGGGCGACGGGCGGATCCGTGACGGCGATCTGGTGGCGCTGTCGGCGGGTGTGCTCGCCGACGGATACGTCGCCGAGGTGGCGCGCACGCTGTTCGTGGGCGAACCTGGCCAGGCCGTGCGTGCGCTGTACCGGCGGCGGGATGATCTGTGGGACCGGCTTTGCGACGCGTGCCGCCCGGGTAAGGCGACCAGCGGGCTGCTCGACGCCTACGAGCAGGCCGGCGAACCGCTGCCCGCCATGCCCGTCGCACACGGTCTCGGGCTGGGATTCGACCCGCCCGTGGTGTCGCCGAGCCTGCGAGCCACGGCAGATGCCGAACGTCTCGAAGAGGGGATGGTTTTGGCCGTCACGAGTTACGTGTGGGAGCAGGGCGTCGGCGCGGTGTTCACGCGTGACGCCGTCGTCATCGGCGCCGACGGTCCCGAGGTGCTGACCACCGTCCCGGCCTACGGCGAGGTCGTCCATGGCTGA
- a CDS encoding enoyl-CoA hydratase/isomerase family protein codes for MAERTPAAERHSPEEIILYDKDPETKIATVTFNRPEFLNAPTSMARLRYADVLRAANADNDVKVVVIRGVGDNLGSGADLPEFMEGNDNPAVRLAELRLEDDGVGEVTYPPRGTFRNGATISAWYANSQAGNRALQDFKKISIVEAKGYCYGWHFYQCADADLVISSDDALFGHPSFRYHGWGPRMWTWVQMMGLRKFQEMVFTGRPFTAAEMYDCNFLNKVVPRDQLEDEVAKYAMACARNRPVDTVFQQKVFFEIFKQQQGEYMGSLLSAFFESMGNGVANDSDDDLDMFESIDSGLSAAVNDNDLRFPPEFRLSKKNRSKP; via the coding sequence ATGGCTGAGCGGACCCCCGCCGCGGAGCGGCACAGCCCGGAGGAGATCATCCTCTACGACAAGGATCCCGAGACGAAGATCGCGACCGTCACGTTCAACCGGCCCGAGTTCCTCAACGCGCCGACGTCGATGGCGCGGTTGCGGTACGCCGACGTGCTGCGCGCGGCCAACGCCGACAACGACGTCAAGGTTGTCGTCATCCGCGGGGTGGGGGACAACCTGGGCAGCGGTGCCGATCTTCCGGAGTTCATGGAGGGCAACGACAATCCGGCGGTGCGGCTGGCCGAACTGCGGTTGGAGGATGACGGTGTCGGCGAGGTGACGTACCCGCCCAGGGGCACGTTCCGCAACGGCGCCACGATCTCGGCCTGGTACGCCAATTCCCAAGCCGGCAACCGCGCGCTGCAGGATTTCAAGAAGATCAGCATCGTCGAGGCCAAGGGCTACTGTTACGGCTGGCACTTCTACCAGTGCGCCGACGCCGACCTGGTGATCTCGTCCGACGACGCACTGTTCGGGCATCCGTCGTTCCGCTACCACGGCTGGGGACCCCGGATGTGGACATGGGTGCAGATGATGGGCCTGCGCAAGTTCCAGGAGATGGTGTTCACCGGTCGCCCGTTCACCGCCGCCGAGATGTACGACTGCAACTTCCTCAACAAGGTCGTGCCACGCGATCAACTCGAGGACGAGGTCGCCAAATATGCGATGGCGTGTGCGCGTAACCGCCCCGTGGACACGGTTTTTCAGCAGAAGGTGTTCTTCGAGATCTTCAAGCAGCAGCAGGGCGAGTACATGGGCAGCCTGCTCAGCGCTTTCTTCGAATCCATGGGCAACGGTGTGGCCAACGACAGCGACGATGACCTCGACATGTTCGAGTCGATCGACTCGGGCCTTTCGGCCGCGGTCAACGACAACGACCTCAGGTTCCCGCCAGAGTTCCGGCTCTCCAAGAAGAACAGAAGCAAACCCTGA
- a CDS encoding CaiB/BaiF CoA-transferase family protein — translation MTAPLHGYTVVDLTSGIAGGYATKLIADGGADVVKIETAHGDPLRRWSASGAVIEPGRHGALFSFLAGGKRSVVIDPDLDADLDLLDRMTGAADVVVWSPESAVAQKISPQQLYRRYPHLVVTSITPFGLDGPWRDRAATEFTLQAWSGGAIGIGRGVQDRAPVSIGGQVGEWLSGAYAAAMTLSFLIRRHRDGHGELIDLSQLESQILGLTYYPVTYFEMLGRPWRTERRPTVPGVAQAADGLVALGCGTAQQWWDLCAMSGHDEWIDETTELTITEQANLHAEDLYAWLRDQRVDDVRDLASAFRIPNSPVGNGENVTSMDHFGERGSFVRHPEGGFTVPNHPYRLSGVTLRPPCAAPVLGEHTDAAHAAAPTPRPGPDGAPARDRLPLSGLRVLDMTTFWAGPSCTHILGMLGAEVIHVESTVRPDGTRLIAGIPASEEQWWERSPIFSALNTNKKGLTLDFQTERGRDLLRRMIATSDVVVENFTPRVIEQIGLDFDTLRSLRDDVIMLRMPGFGLDGPWRDNPAFAYIIEDASGLSWLTGFADRAPFEPYSVGDPNAGVHALNALLLALEHRRRTGQGVMVEAAMVDAALHIAAEQVIEFSAYGALLQREGNRGPTAAPQGLYRTVDIDEFDRQDSWVAIAVSTDVQWEALRRVIGDPEWASNPELSTHSGRRAHHDRIDKELAAWCAPRSGDEIVATLWPAGVPVAKVMQPHRQLELEQVRHRRFFEFVGHPVNPAAPHSTLPISLANGPKEFHRRPAPLLGEHNHELLAQLGLGDDEIAALAADGVIGTEPGTAKRVTR, via the coding sequence ATGACCGCACCGCTACACGGATACACCGTCGTCGATCTCACGTCCGGCATCGCCGGGGGATACGCCACCAAACTCATCGCCGACGGCGGCGCCGACGTCGTGAAGATCGAGACAGCTCACGGTGATCCGCTGCGCCGTTGGTCGGCCTCGGGTGCGGTGATCGAACCGGGCCGCCACGGCGCGCTGTTCAGTTTTCTCGCAGGCGGGAAGCGCAGCGTCGTGATCGACCCGGACCTCGACGCCGACCTCGACCTGCTCGACCGGATGACCGGTGCTGCGGACGTTGTCGTGTGGTCACCGGAATCGGCGGTGGCCCAGAAGATCTCACCTCAGCAGCTGTACCGTCGGTACCCGCATCTGGTGGTCACCTCGATCACGCCGTTCGGGCTCGACGGGCCGTGGCGCGACCGGGCCGCCACCGAGTTCACGCTGCAGGCCTGGTCCGGCGGTGCGATCGGTATCGGCCGGGGGGTGCAGGACCGCGCGCCGGTCTCGATCGGTGGGCAGGTCGGCGAGTGGCTCAGCGGCGCCTACGCCGCCGCGATGACGCTGTCGTTCCTGATCCGCAGGCACCGCGACGGGCACGGTGAACTGATCGACCTGTCCCAACTCGAATCGCAGATCCTCGGGCTCACCTATTATCCGGTGACCTACTTCGAGATGCTGGGCCGCCCGTGGCGCACCGAACGCCGCCCCACCGTGCCCGGCGTCGCACAGGCGGCCGATGGTCTCGTGGCACTCGGCTGCGGCACGGCCCAGCAGTGGTGGGATCTGTGCGCGATGTCGGGCCACGACGAGTGGATCGACGAGACCACCGAACTGACCATCACCGAGCAGGCCAACCTGCACGCCGAAGACCTCTACGCGTGGCTGCGTGATCAGCGCGTCGACGACGTCCGTGATCTCGCATCGGCGTTCCGGATCCCCAACTCGCCTGTCGGCAACGGCGAGAACGTGACGAGCATGGACCATTTCGGCGAACGCGGAAGTTTCGTGCGTCATCCCGAGGGCGGGTTCACCGTCCCGAACCACCCGTACCGGCTCAGCGGTGTCACACTGCGGCCCCCGTGCGCCGCACCCGTCCTCGGTGAGCACACCGACGCCGCCCACGCGGCGGCACCGACACCTCGCCCGGGCCCTGACGGCGCGCCGGCACGCGATCGCCTGCCGTTGTCGGGACTACGTGTCCTGGACATGACGACATTCTGGGCCGGACCGTCCTGCACACACATCCTCGGCATGCTGGGAGCCGAGGTCATCCACGTCGAATCCACGGTGCGCCCGGACGGCACCCGCCTCATCGCGGGCATCCCGGCCTCCGAGGAGCAATGGTGGGAGCGCTCGCCGATCTTCAGCGCGCTCAACACCAACAAGAAAGGGCTCACGCTCGACTTCCAGACCGAGCGGGGCCGGGACCTGTTGCGGCGCATGATCGCGACGTCCGACGTGGTGGTGGAGAACTTCACCCCGCGCGTGATCGAGCAGATCGGGCTCGATTTCGACACCCTGCGTTCGTTGCGTGACGACGTGATCATGCTGCGCATGCCGGGCTTCGGACTCGACGGGCCGTGGCGCGACAACCCGGCGTTCGCCTACATCATCGAAGACGCGTCCGGCCTGAGTTGGCTCACCGGTTTCGCCGACCGCGCACCGTTCGAGCCGTACTCGGTGGGCGATCCCAACGCGGGTGTCCACGCGCTCAATGCGCTACTGCTGGCGCTCGAACATCGGCGACGCACCGGGCAGGGAGTGATGGTCGAGGCGGCCATGGTCGACGCCGCGCTGCACATCGCCGCCGAGCAGGTGATCGAGTTCTCCGCCTACGGTGCTCTCCTTCAGCGCGAGGGCAACCGCGGTCCCACCGCGGCGCCGCAAGGGTTGTACCGCACGGTTGACATCGACGAGTTCGACCGGCAAGACAGCTGGGTCGCGATCGCGGTGAGCACCGACGTCCAGTGGGAGGCTTTGCGTCGTGTGATCGGCGACCCGGAGTGGGCGTCGAATCCCGAACTCTCCACCCACTCCGGTCGCCGCGCCCACCACGACCGGATCGACAAGGAACTCGCCGCCTGGTGCGCGCCCCGCAGCGGCGACGAGATCGTCGCGACGCTGTGGCCTGCCGGTGTACCCGTCGCGAAGGTCATGCAACCGCACCGGCAGCTGGAACTCGAGCAGGTGCGGCACAGGCGCTTTTTCGAGTTCGTCGGGCATCCGGTGAACCCGGCCGCCCCGCACAGCACCCTGCCCATCTCGCTGGCCAACGGGCCCAAGGAGTTCCACCGCCGACCGGCGCCTCTGCTCGGGGAGCACAATCATGAGTTGCTCGCGCAACTCGGGCTCGGCGACGACGAGATCGCGGCGCTGGCCGCCGACGGAGTCATCGGGACCGAGCCGGGCACTGCCAAACGCGTGACGCGCTGA
- a CDS encoding SDR family NAD(P)-dependent oxidoreductase, with the protein MGITPSDILLTGRVAVVTGGGAGIGRGIAEGLAAFGATVAVWERDPDTCSAAAQAVGGLGIVTDVRDSAQVDAALAETTAALGTVSVLVNNAGGVFASPLLDTSENGWDALYKANLRHVLLCTQRVARQLVTAEMPGSIVNLTSIEGVRAAPRYAAYSAAKAGVINYTRTAAFELAPYDIRVNALAPDLTVTEGLLALSGGKQPGGSAIPMKRPGHVDEIAAAAVFLASGMSSYITGQTLHVDGGTEAAGGWYHHPQSGAPTLGPG; encoded by the coding sequence GTGGGCATCACACCATCTGACATTCTTCTGACCGGTCGAGTGGCCGTGGTGACCGGCGGCGGAGCCGGTATCGGCCGTGGTATCGCCGAGGGGTTGGCGGCGTTCGGCGCCACGGTGGCGGTCTGGGAGCGTGATCCCGATACCTGTTCGGCCGCGGCGCAGGCCGTCGGGGGCCTGGGGATCGTGACCGACGTGCGGGATTCCGCTCAGGTCGATGCCGCCCTGGCGGAGACGACCGCCGCGCTCGGCACCGTGAGCGTCCTGGTGAACAACGCGGGCGGTGTCTTTGCCTCACCGTTGCTGGACACCAGCGAGAATGGTTGGGATGCCCTGTACAAGGCCAACCTTCGTCACGTCCTGCTGTGCACACAGCGCGTGGCCCGGCAGCTGGTGACGGCCGAGATGCCCGGCAGCATCGTCAATCTCACCTCCATCGAGGGGGTCCGCGCGGCGCCGCGCTATGCGGCGTACTCGGCGGCCAAGGCAGGCGTGATCAACTACACGCGTACGGCGGCGTTCGAACTCGCGCCCTACGACATCCGGGTCAACGCGCTGGCGCCCGATCTCACCGTCACCGAGGGTCTGTTGGCGTTGTCCGGCGGGAAGCAGCCCGGCGGGAGCGCGATACCGATGAAACGCCCCGGCCATGTCGATGAGATCGCCGCAGCCGCAGTCTTTCTGGCGTCCGGGATGTCGAGCTACATCACGGGTCAGACCCTGCACGTGGACGGCGGCACCGAGGCTGCGGGTGGCTGGTACCACCACCCGCAGTCCGGCGCCCCCACGTTAGGGCCGGGCTAG
- a CDS encoding mycofactocin-coupled SDR family oxidoreductase — translation MSGRVEGKVAFVTGAARGQGRSHAVRLAQEGADIIAVDICGPIRPGVETAIPASTSDDLAETANLVKGLNRRIVTAEVDVRDAAAVKAAVDNGVEQLGRLDIIVANAGIGNGGDTLDQTSEEDWDEMIDINLSGVWKSVKAGVPHIIAGGRGGSIVLTSSVGGLKAYPHCGNYVAAKHGVVGLMRGFAVELGQHNIRVNTVHPTHVATPMLHNDGTFKMFRPDLENPGPDDMAPICQMFHTLPIPWVEPVDISNAVLFLASDEARYITGVTLPVDAGSCLK, via the coding sequence ATGTCTGGACGGGTGGAAGGCAAGGTCGCATTCGTCACCGGCGCGGCCCGTGGCCAGGGCCGCAGCCACGCGGTGCGACTGGCCCAGGAAGGCGCCGACATCATCGCCGTCGACATCTGCGGGCCGATCCGCCCCGGTGTCGAGACCGCCATCCCGGCATCGACATCCGATGACCTCGCCGAGACCGCGAACCTGGTGAAGGGACTCAACCGCCGCATCGTCACCGCCGAGGTCGACGTGCGCGACGCCGCGGCTGTCAAGGCCGCCGTCGACAACGGTGTGGAGCAACTCGGCCGGCTCGACATCATCGTCGCGAACGCCGGCATCGGCAACGGCGGCGACACCCTCGACCAGACCTCCGAGGAGGATTGGGACGAGATGATCGACATCAACCTCTCCGGCGTCTGGAAATCCGTGAAAGCCGGTGTCCCCCACATCATCGCGGGCGGTCGCGGCGGCTCGATCGTGCTGACCAGCTCGGTGGGCGGGCTCAAGGCCTACCCGCACTGCGGTAACTACGTGGCCGCCAAACACGGTGTCGTCGGCCTCATGCGGGGATTCGCGGTCGAACTCGGACAACACAACATCCGGGTCAACACCGTGCACCCGACGCACGTCGCCACCCCGATGCTGCACAACGACGGCACCTTCAAGATGTTCCGGCCGGACCTGGAGAACCCGGGCCCCGACGACATGGCCCCGATCTGCCAGATGTTCCACACGCTGCCCATCCCGTGGGTCGAGCCCGTCGACATCAGCAACGCCGTGCTGTTCCTGGCGTCCGACGAAGCGCGTTACATCACCGGTGTGACTCTTCCGGTGGATGCGGGAAGCTGCCTCAAGTAG